In a single window of the Funiculus sociatus GB2-C1 genome:
- a CDS encoding chromophore lyase CpcT/CpeT: MTHSTDIATLARLMAADFSNQAQAFENPPFFAHIRVCMRPLPLELLSGVSLIVEQAYDYMINDPYRLRVLKLIAVGDRIEIENYTVKPEEQFYGASRDLNRLQTLKAENLEKLPGCNMIVEWTGSSFKGHVEPGKACIVVRKGQNTYLDSTFEIDDTKFISLDRGRDPQTDEHIWGSVAGPFHFVRWASFADEVKV; the protein is encoded by the coding sequence ATGACCCATTCTACTGATATTGCCACCTTAGCTCGCTTGATGGCAGCCGACTTCAGCAATCAAGCACAAGCTTTTGAGAATCCGCCCTTTTTTGCCCATATTCGCGTCTGTATGCGCCCTTTGCCTCTAGAACTGCTCTCAGGCGTGAGTTTAATTGTCGAACAAGCTTATGACTATATGATTAATGACCCGTATCGGCTGCGGGTTTTAAAGTTGATTGCAGTAGGCGATCGCATCGAAATCGAAAACTACACCGTTAAGCCAGAAGAACAGTTCTACGGTGCTTCCCGCGATTTAAACCGCCTGCAAACCCTGAAAGCAGAAAATCTGGAGAAATTACCCGGTTGCAACATGATAGTTGAGTGGACGGGCAGCAGCTTCAAAGGTCACGTCGAACCCGGTAAAGCTTGCATCGTGGTTCGCAAAGGTCAAAACACCTATCTTGACAGCACCTTCGAGATTGACGACACCAAATTTATCAGCCTTGACCGGGGACGCGACCCCCAAACCGATGAGCATATTTGGGGTTCAGTCGCAGGCCCGTTTCACTTCGTCCGTTGGGCAAGTTTCGCCGATGAAGTCAAGGTTTGA